The following proteins are co-located in the Acidimicrobiales bacterium genome:
- a CDS encoding menaquinol-cytochrome c reductase cytochrome b subunit has product MTEVPEHLLKRAAEARERSAAKKGGGSDGTPSAESGGAESAGEGAAQPASAAGGAAAGAGSDSAGKIPAHLLDRTKSAKDAPPTAVAAGGGAVAAAAPPPQPTGPGGHTQRLLTVVKSGSIQDVKAVPQDRVHTWPHLLVVEFVAALFVTGFILVFSVFVNAPLLELANFNETPNPSKAPWYFLGLQELLTMFHPMVAGVMLPGMALFLLILAPYIDKNPHPQPEKRKFAVSVMTVHLMFWAVLVLIGSFFRGPGFNFVFPWVEGLFFEF; this is encoded by the coding sequence ATGACCGAAGTCCCCGAACACCTCCTGAAGCGGGCCGCCGAGGCCCGGGAGCGTTCCGCCGCCAAGAAAGGCGGCGGCAGCGACGGCACCCCGTCCGCGGAATCGGGCGGAGCGGAATCTGCCGGCGAAGGTGCAGCCCAGCCGGCATCGGCTGCCGGTGGTGCCGCAGCCGGGGCCGGCAGCGACAGCGCAGGGAAGATTCCCGCCCACCTGCTGGACCGCACCAAGTCGGCCAAGGACGCCCCCCCGACGGCGGTTGCCGCCGGTGGTGGTGCCGTCGCCGCAGCAGCCCCGCCTCCTCAGCCGACCGGTCCGGGTGGTCACACCCAGCGCCTGCTCACGGTCGTGAAGTCCGGGTCCATCCAGGACGTCAAGGCCGTCCCGCAGGACAGGGTCCACACCTGGCCGCACCTGCTCGTCGTGGAGTTCGTGGCGGCCCTGTTCGTGACCGGATTCATCCTCGTCTTCTCGGTGTTCGTGAACGCGCCGCTCCTGGAACTGGCCAACTTCAACGAGACGCCCAACCCCTCCAAGGCACCGTGGTACTTCCTGGGTCTTCAGGAGCTCCTCACGATGTTCCACCCGATGGTGGCCGGCGTGATGTTGCCGGGGATGGCGCTGTTCCTGTTGATCCTGGCGCCCTACATCGACAAGAACCCCCACCCCCAACCCGAGAAGCGCAAGTTCGCTGTGTCCGTCATGACCGTGCACCTGATGTTCTGGGCGGTGCTGGTCCTGATCGGCTCGTTCTTCCGGGGCCCCGGCTTCAACTTCGTGTTCCCGTGGGTCGAAGGCCTCTTCTTCGAGTTCTGA
- a CDS encoding Rieske 2Fe-2S domain-containing protein: protein MAVLAIVIPILVVAAAILLFASYRRRDTRAATGHLSRETRSRDTHEVIDVGDETDALSGREVEKAAALARRDAEKDLVRSEAALPAEWVEPDPEAVGVSRRQFFNRSIVAFMGLGLSGFGAAVIAFLWPPFVTGFGADFNLGEVDDLKAQVRDNNGFLYRPEARAWLTEYPVEALEKARATYSATELVSMEVGLIALFQKCPHLGCRVPECVPSQFFECPCHGSRYNRVGEKRAGPAPRGMDRFGTSVTGGNELVVQTSVIIQGPAIGTNTTGQEPEGPSCLGDSSH from the coding sequence ATGGCCGTTCTCGCGATCGTCATCCCAATCCTGGTCGTCGCCGCGGCGATCCTGTTGTTCGCGTCGTACCGACGTCGCGACACCCGCGCTGCGACGGGTCACCTGTCGCGTGAGACGCGCTCGCGTGACACCCACGAGGTGATCGACGTCGGTGACGAGACCGACGCCCTCAGCGGCCGCGAGGTCGAGAAGGCCGCCGCTCTCGCCCGACGCGACGCCGAGAAGGACCTCGTCAGGTCCGAGGCTGCGCTCCCCGCCGAGTGGGTCGAGCCGGACCCTGAAGCGGTTGGCGTCTCGCGCCGCCAGTTCTTCAACCGCTCGATCGTCGCGTTCATGGGGCTCGGCCTCAGCGGTTTCGGTGCCGCTGTCATCGCCTTCCTGTGGCCGCCGTTCGTCACCGGTTTCGGTGCGGACTTCAACCTCGGCGAGGTCGACGACCTCAAGGCGCAGGTGCGTGACAACAACGGCTTCCTGTACCGCCCCGAGGCGCGTGCGTGGCTCACCGAGTACCCGGTGGAGGCTCTGGAGAAGGCACGGGCCACCTACTCGGCAACCGAGTTGGTGTCCATGGAGGTCGGTCTGATCGCGCTCTTCCAGAAGTGTCCGCACCTCGGTTGCCGCGTGCCCGAGTGCGTCCCGTCGCAGTTCTTCGAGTGTCCGTGCCACGGCTCGCGCTACAACCGCGTCGGTGAGAAGCGGGCCGGTCCGGCACCGCGGGGCATGGATCGGTTCGGAACGAGTGTCACGGGCGGCAACGAGCTCGTCGTTCAGACCTCGGTGATCATCCAGGGTCCCGCCATCGGCACGAACACCACGGGCCAGGAGCCAGAGGGCCCGTCCTGTCTGGGAGATTCGTCGCATTGA
- a CDS encoding cytochrome c, with amino-acid sequence MITVLAASTQRNVGAVIAALAIGGFLVYWFFNWLQGRGETGAELELASNRKPYMSDDELETKKLDVSLAAGLACLAVIGVALPLYWLGEPGRHEGREELNDTISESRGEELYAANCAQCHGTVDGAGGLVDFVLVDDNGLFVENVQWKAPSLNTLMYRFSKDEVTYVLNFGRQNSPMPAWGAPGGGPLTSQQVEEVIDYITLEQIPLAELRERVEAGLDDTARVLVLRENPDLEGDDAAIDAAVAAMLAEAEVDPTVLGELLFNNEADAGVYGCARCHTAGWSYNATDLAVENPLVAPEVPGGGGFGPSLVGGATLRQFDTAEEQAGFIEVGVIEGQAYGNFGQGDGGGQMPAFGLCVGDRISDERDIIVRNDFCETVLIEGEEDMTPEEFDAAVEAALAEHGGSGTLTTEQIAAIVAYERGL; translated from the coding sequence TTGATCACTGTCCTCGCTGCTTCGACGCAGCGCAACGTCGGCGCGGTCATCGCCGCTCTCGCCATCGGCGGGTTCCTCGTCTACTGGTTCTTCAACTGGTTGCAGGGGCGCGGCGAGACGGGCGCGGAGTTGGAGCTCGCGTCCAACCGCAAGCCGTACATGTCCGACGACGAGCTCGAGACGAAGAAGCTCGACGTCTCACTCGCCGCGGGCCTCGCCTGCCTGGCCGTCATCGGCGTCGCCCTGCCGCTCTACTGGCTCGGTGAACCGGGTCGTCACGAGGGTCGTGAGGAGCTGAACGACACCATCTCGGAGAGCCGGGGCGAAGAGCTCTACGCCGCCAACTGCGCCCAGTGTCACGGCACCGTCGACGGCGCCGGCGGGCTCGTCGATTTCGTGCTGGTGGACGACAACGGCCTCTTCGTCGAGAACGTCCAGTGGAAGGCGCCGTCGCTCAACACCCTCATGTACCGCTTCTCCAAGGACGAGGTCACCTACGTCCTCAACTTCGGTCGTCAGAACTCGCCGATGCCGGCGTGGGGTGCGCCCGGCGGCGGTCCCCTGACCAGCCAGCAGGTCGAAGAGGTCATCGACTACATCACTCTCGAGCAGATCCCGCTCGCGGAGCTGCGTGAGCGGGTCGAGGCCGGCCTCGACGACACCGCCCGGGTGCTGGTACTGCGTGAGAATCCCGATCTCGAAGGCGATGACGCTGCGATCGACGCAGCTGTCGCGGCAATGCTCGCGGAGGCAGAGGTCGACCCGACCGTCCTCGGCGAACTCCTCTTCAACAACGAGGCGGATGCCGGCGTCTACGGCTGCGCCCGTTGCCACACGGCCGGTTGGAGCTACAACGCGACCGACCTCGCCGTGGAGAACCCGCTGGTCGCACCCGAGGTGCCCGGAGGCGGCGGGTTCGGCCCGAGCCTCGTCGGTGGTGCCACCCTGCGGCAGTTCGACACCGCCGAGGAACAGGCCGGCTTCATCGAGGTCGGGGTGATCGAGGGTCAGGCCTACGGCAACTTCGGTCAGGGCGACGGAGGCGGTCAGATGCCCGCCTTCGGTCTCTGCGTCGGCGACAGGATCTCCGACGAACGCGACATCATCGTGCGCAACGACTTCTGTGAGACCGTCCTGATCGAGGGTGAAGAGGACATGACACCTGAGGAGTTCGACGCCGCTGTGGAAGCCGCGCTGGCCGAACACGGTGGTAGCGGCACCCTCACGACCGAACAGATCGCGGCCATCGTCGCTTACGAGCGGGGTCTCTGA